A stretch of Oncorhynchus mykiss isolate Arlee chromosome 14, USDA_OmykA_1.1, whole genome shotgun sequence DNA encodes these proteins:
- the timm8a gene encoding mitochondrial import inner membrane translocase subunit Tim8 A, which yields MNMENQGATADPQLQQFIEIESQKQRFQQLVHQMTEVCWEKCMDKPGPKLDSRTEICFVNCVERFIDTSQFILNRLEQTQRSKGSFSESMSE from the exons ATGAACATGGAAAACCAAGGAGCCACAGCAGACCCTCAGCTTCAGCAATTCATCGAAATCGAGTCCCAAAAACAAAGGTTTCAGCAGTTGGTCCATCAGATGACTGAAGTGTGTTGG GAGAAATGCATGGACAAACCTGGGCCCAAGCTGGACTCCCGGACAGAGATCTGCTTTGTGAACTGTGTAGAGCGCTTCATTGACACAAGCCAATTCATCCTGAACAGACTCGAACAAACACAGAGGAGTAAGGGCTCCTTCTCAGAATCCATGTCTGAATAG